The following are from one region of the Fibrobacter succinogenes genome:
- a CDS encoding outer membrane protein assembly factor, whose amino-acid sequence MSNAQLLDMSQISDKYMVENKINKIRVEGTHHMDERSVLGRVGIRTGQSFSPSTLSEKVQNSVSSLYASGLFDDVTAWVDYVGDDGSYVDLVFKVKELPALDTAILDGCDEVSEDDLRLKIHMIAGQVYSKAQLERTRQALLDHYRSEGFLLAEVGYREEPVDEYQNKVTFVIREGSKVRIRGVEVKGNDHVPVEEITDHMLSKENQWWGGGEFKENIFEADRDTVLNVFRHFGFLDAELNDYHAEYLPDSSCLFYLGRMVPVGERLAPLYTQLNDALADSTSPFFKMAGKPTMEVTHYYRHMRKASDKNPVTRRVQQVKDEEGAWKILNDIIRYENARNEWLDLVKDQKWSNPKIDSLLKIKKRTAYESKLLVRYMIEDLIPALYKYDNIKTSSDIIVHIDVTEGRRYYMGGLHFTGNEVQTDAMLGYVFRLDSGAVFDQYLYEASRKALLDSYREDGYLFAQFDEERTFENDSIVNLAYKMNEGLPAQIHKVHVRGNTKTNEKVIRREVRLYPGDTYRQSALERSFRDIMQLNYFDMVVPDIKVVGEQEVDLDFAVQEKQAGTGQFSLGVSYSESDGFVGTASISIPNCCMGDGQQAALNLEYGADKKSATISFTEPWFLDKPITLGASLSYSWWNMEDYDDHDITRYGGNIFAGKRLKWPDDYFYGQIGYGWLMNDQGPNIPNSYVVYTGIESAFNFRIQRDDKNLPQFPTEGSRYVLDVQWANKYFGSDFEFIKADLSIKWWFPLFRDRLTIALTNEYGVIFGDKLQHRTLYKMGGVLGYDGMLRGYSSGSIGNSRLGRSYQYIGAELQLGLVPQTFYLLPFFFDAGNVFGDRIDSEKRIDKPKKNPLSEWDPTKLKKDIGFGFRVVVPMLGIIGFDFAWPLDPGEISSMGTQYGKVGDMEFNFVIGQSF is encoded by the coding sequence ATGTCGAATGCCCAGTTGTTGGACATGTCGCAAATTTCCGACAAGTACATGGTTGAGAATAAGATTAACAAGATTCGTGTCGAAGGTACACATCACATGGACGAACGCTCGGTTTTAGGGCGTGTCGGCATCCGTACGGGGCAGAGCTTTTCCCCGTCTACGCTTTCAGAAAAGGTGCAAAACTCGGTAAGTTCGCTTTACGCTTCCGGTTTGTTTGACGATGTGACTGCATGGGTGGACTATGTGGGTGATGATGGTTCCTATGTGGACTTGGTCTTCAAGGTCAAGGAACTCCCGGCTCTCGATACCGCTATTTTGGATGGCTGCGACGAAGTTTCCGAAGATGATCTTCGTTTGAAAATCCACATGATTGCAGGCCAGGTTTACAGTAAGGCTCAACTGGAACGCACTCGCCAGGCTTTGCTCGACCATTACCGCTCCGAAGGCTTCCTTCTTGCCGAAGTGGGCTACCGCGAAGAACCGGTGGACGAATACCAGAACAAGGTGACCTTCGTGATTCGCGAAGGTTCCAAGGTGCGTATCCGTGGCGTCGAAGTGAAAGGCAACGATCATGTGCCGGTCGAAGAAATCACCGATCACATGCTTTCCAAGGAAAACCAGTGGTGGGGGGGCGGCGAATTCAAGGAAAACATCTTTGAAGCCGACCGCGATACCGTGCTGAATGTGTTCCGCCATTTCGGCTTCTTGGATGCTGAACTCAATGATTATCATGCCGAGTATCTCCCGGATTCTTCATGCTTGTTCTACCTTGGACGCATGGTGCCGGTTGGAGAACGCTTGGCTCCGCTTTACACGCAATTGAACGATGCTTTGGCCGATTCTACGAGTCCGTTCTTCAAGATGGCTGGCAAGCCGACAATGGAAGTGACGCACTATTATAGGCACATGCGCAAGGCCAGTGACAAAAATCCTGTGACAAGACGTGTGCAGCAGGTCAAGGATGAAGAAGGTGCCTGGAAAATTCTGAATGACATTATTCGTTATGAAAATGCCCGCAATGAATGGCTGGACTTGGTCAAGGACCAGAAGTGGAGCAACCCGAAGATTGATTCCCTCCTGAAAATCAAGAAGCGTACCGCTTACGAAAGTAAGCTCCTCGTGCGTTACATGATCGAAGACTTGATTCCGGCTCTCTACAAGTACGATAACATCAAGACTTCTAGCGATATCATTGTGCATATCGATGTGACTGAAGGTCGCCGTTACTACATGGGCGGGCTCCACTTTACCGGTAACGAAGTCCAGACCGATGCGATGCTTGGTTACGTGTTCCGTTTGGATAGCGGTGCCGTGTTTGACCAGTATCTTTACGAAGCTTCTCGCAAGGCTTTGCTTGATTCTTACCGCGAAGATGGCTACCTCTTTGCCCAGTTCGACGAAGAAAGAACTTTCGAAAACGATTCTATCGTGAACCTCGCCTACAAGATGAACGAAGGCTTGCCGGCTCAGATCCATAAGGTTCATGTGCGTGGCAATACCAAGACGAACGAAAAGGTCATCCGCCGCGAAGTTCGTTTGTATCCGGGCGATACGTACCGCCAGTCTGCTTTGGAACGTAGCTTCCGCGACATTATGCAGCTCAACTACTTTGACATGGTTGTTCCAGATATCAAGGTGGTGGGCGAACAGGAAGTGGATCTCGACTTTGCCGTTCAAGAAAAGCAGGCCGGTACAGGTCAGTTCAGCTTGGGTGTTTCTTATAGCGAAAGCGATGGCTTTGTCGGTACGGCTAGCATCTCCATCCCGAACTGCTGTATGGGCGATGGTCAGCAAGCCGCATTGAACCTCGAATACGGTGCCGACAAGAAGAGCGCTACGATTAGCTTTACGGAACCGTGGTTCCTCGACAAGCCGATTACGCTCGGTGCAAGCCTCAGCTATTCTTGGTGGAACATGGAAGACTATGACGACCACGACATTACCCGCTACGGTGGTAACATCTTTGCCGGTAAGCGCCTCAAGTGGCCGGATGACTACTTCTATGGTCAAATTGGTTATGGCTGGCTCATGAACGATCAGGGCCCGAATATCCCCAATAGCTATGTAGTTTATACAGGTATTGAATCGGCGTTCAACTTCCGCATCCAGCGTGACGACAAGAATTTGCCGCAATTCCCGACCGAAGGTTCTCGCTACGTGCTTGATGTGCAGTGGGCCAATAAGTACTTTGGCAGTGACTTTGAATTCATAAAGGCTGATCTTTCTATCAAGTGGTGGTTCCCGCTCTTCCGCGACCGTTTGACGATTGCCCTTACAAACGAATACGGTGTGATTTTCGGCGACAAGTTGCAACACCGCACTCTGTATAAAATGGGTGGCGTGCTTGGTTACGATGGTATGCTCCGTGGCTATAGCTCTGGTTCTATTGGTAATAGCCGCTTGGGCCGTAGCTACCAGTACATTGGTGCTGAACTTCAGCTTGGACTTGTGCCGCAGACATTCTACCTCTTGCCGTTCTTCTTTGATGCTGGTAACGTGTTTGGTGATCGCATTGATTCGGAAAAGAGAATCGATAAGCCGAAGAAGAATCCGCTCAGCGAATGGGATCCGACAAAGCTTAAGAAGGATATCGGTTTTGGTTTCCGCGTTGTGGTGCCGATGCTTGGTATTATCGGTTTCGACTTTGCTTGGCCGCTTGACCCGGGTGAAATTTCCAGCATGGGTACGCAGTACGGCAAGGTTGGCGATATGGAATTCAACTTTGTCATTGGTCAGTCTTTCTAA
- a CDS encoding OmpH family outer membrane protein, translated as MIRKLIVLLSVVFACASFAEDGLRIAHVDSKIIFDGYKGTRKAQEEYDRQVAKWEQQANLLQKELAAIKERLDKQVLMLSDEKKRELEAEYNKKDTELKSFIDRVYGRNGELISENEKVSAPIIQLIRKAVNEIALQEGYDMVVDRATGAVLFWKKENDLTNKVLNYLNNR; from the coding sequence ATGATTCGCAAGTTGATAGTTTTACTTTCGGTAGTTTTTGCCTGTGCAAGCTTTGCCGAAGATGGTCTTCGCATTGCCCATGTGGATTCAAAGATTATCTTTGACGGTTATAAGGGTACTAGGAAAGCTCAAGAAGAATACGACCGCCAAGTGGCAAAGTGGGAACAGCAGGCGAACCTTTTGCAGAAGGAACTTGCTGCCATCAAGGAACGTTTGGATAAGCAAGTCTTGATGCTTTCGGACGAAAAGAAACGCGAACTTGAAGCCGAATACAACAAGAAGGATACGGAACTCAAGTCATTCATCGACCGCGTTTATGGACGTAACGGCGAACTCATTTCCGAAAACGAAAAGGTGAGTGCCCCGATTATCCAGCTGATTCGCAAGGCCGTGAACGAAATTGCGCTCCAGGAAGGCTATGACATGGTTGTTGACCGTGCTACGGGCGCCGTGCTCTTCTGGAAAAAGGAAAACGACCTTACGAACAAGGTGCTGAACTATTTGAATAATAGGTAG